In one Nicotiana tomentosiformis chromosome 6, ASM39032v3, whole genome shotgun sequence genomic region, the following are encoded:
- the LOC138893525 gene encoding uncharacterized protein: MSIPLIAIERVGPSEDSPLATMKINAEGEEVPKTRADCTADDLRKWEKNTKAKKWLVCGLGPDEYSRIQSCTTAKEIWDTLQVVHKGTPQVKRSRGTILYSQYDNFTIKEGETIQDMYTRFTTLTNELKSLGRIISEEDRVEMILTRVLPVTWESKITAIHESKNIVTLRLDQCFKRRGRKAGRFTYASAGQMSLALRITEGSDLEEDEMAMITKDFKKYLMRGKGSSRSGSYNKPRVSAKQTNEGCYKYGKTDHHIKNCPQWEIEWKKERAKLKNRKKEQVHPKKNKGSRKVMVAAWRESSDEDSDDEVKINMNKHLWKL, translated from the exons ATGTCGATCCCATTAATTGCTATTGAACGTGTTGGTccaagtgaag ATAGTccactggctaccatgaagataaatgccgaaggagaagaggtgccaaaaacaagagctgactgcactgctgacgacttgaggaaatgggaAAAGAATACTAAAGCCAAAAAATGGCTTGTTTGCGGactcggtccagatgagtacagtagaatccaaagttgtaccaccgctaaggaaatctgggacactttgcaagtggTCCATaaaggaacacctcaagtgaagaggtccagaggaacaATACTGTATTCTCAATATGATAATTTTACCATAAAGGAAGGGGAAACCATCCAAGATATGTATACAAGGTTTACCACactgacaaatgaacttaagtctcttggaaggattatttctgaagaagacagagttgaGATGATTCtgacaagggttctgccagttacttgggagagcaaaatcactgccattcatgaatcaaagaacattgtcaCTCTTAGGttggatcagtgttttaaaaggcgtgggcgtaaggcggggcgttttacatatgcctcagcggggc AAATgagcctggcactcagaatcactgaaggttctgatctagaggaagatgaaatggctatgatcacaaaaGATTTTAAGAAGTACTTAatgagaggaaagggttcttcaagaagtggaagctacaaCAAACCAAGGGTTTCTGCAAAACAGACCAATGAGGGCTGCTACAAGTATgggaagactgatcaccacatcaaaaattgtcctcaatgggaaattgaatggaagaaggaaagagctaaaCTAAAAAACagaaagaaggaacaggttcatcccaagaagaacaaaggatcaagAAAGGTTATGGTTGCTGCTTGgagagaaagctcagatgaggacTCAGATGATGAAGTGAAGATAAatatgaacaagcacttatggaaATTGTAG